The following coding sequences lie in one Cotesia glomerata isolate CgM1 linkage group LG5, MPM_Cglom_v2.3, whole genome shotgun sequence genomic window:
- the LOC123265611 gene encoding uncharacterized protein LOC123265611, translating into MNCLLYLYHDDKLRSEYSPNQYKKIISKRNDIIWALCRTYFEHVFKYDKTNRKTITITEPVPSLTKNKTSKFSEKKLMHQITLVLFCGNSQQMSEEYLDIQDLHHYTHYMKHKESLSFEVLNDRLRSLSETYESSGLTRASVVVLDLDDTLIDDSIRSRSRQLIDQLNEFKRIFNYIVLWSHGTSEHVRDSLRTVKIPENFFDVTITRPTLQSCGSNKGIGIVMAELYTRYQVREITFSCIVDDLPSNFTNDYMLYVNVPGKSKVEDLTQFYTWALKEITKIKDYCESHDGISYVSTLNW; encoded by the coding sequence ATGAATTGTTTACTCTACTTATATCACGACGATAAACTTCGTTCGGAATACAGTCCGAATcagtacaaaaaaataatatcaaaacgAAACGATATAATTTGGGCATTATGTCGTACTTATTTTGAGCATGTATTTAAATATGATAAGACAAATAGAAAAACGATAACAATAACCGAGCCTGTGCCATCCTTgaccaaaaataaaacatcaaaattttcagaaaaaaagttGATGCACCAAATAACATTGGTTCTGTTTTGTGGAAATAGCCAGCAAATGTCGGAAGAGTATTTGGACATACAAGATTTGCATCATTACACGCATTACATGAAACACAAAGAGAGTTTATCATTCGAGGTACTAAATGATAGGCTTAGAAGCTTATCAGAAACATATGAATCATCTGGTTTAACACGTGCAAGTGTCGTTGTTCTTGATCTAGACGATACTTTGATAGACGATTCAATTAGATCTCGTTCACGGCAACTGATCGATCAGTTAAATGAATTCAAACgtatatttaattacattGTGTTATGGTCTCACGGTACATCTGAACACGTGCGCGATTCTTTAAGAACCGTGAAAATACCGGAAAACTTTTTTGATGTAACTATCACAAGACCGACCTTGCAATCGTGTGGTTCGAATAAAGGCATAGGAATTGTAATGGCCGAATTATATACGAGATATCAAGTACGTGAAATTACGTTTTCATGCATCGTTGACGATTTGCCAAGCAATTTTACTAACGATTACATGCTTTATGTTAATGTCCCGGGGAAGAGTAAAGTTGAAGACTTGACACAGTTTTATACGTGGGCATTGAaggaaattacaaaaattaaagattattgTGAATCTCATGATGGTATTTCGTATGTTAGTACATTAAATtggtaa